A genomic stretch from Setaria italica strain Yugu1 chromosome VII, Setaria_italica_v2.0, whole genome shotgun sequence includes:
- the LOC101766167 gene encoding coiled-coil domain-containing protein 115 isoform X1 produces the protein MTAATEEPRLLGSAPGVEDAGEIDGAVVGKQGRPRGDDDKEILRFMDSVDGYLFLMDSLSSALRQGWLDLASARHSMGPSRVSSTLFDHKEQSAATKLQVVDHAGLKPSESKPHFALSKWCLKEECHSTYDVGKQASTEPKLRHRGSATTPEDGNPESDATTADSATDAGTSNHVQRARSKALSVFGALVSPKLRTAQISFETALELIVELANSRSNMLASFSQLKE, from the exons atgacggcggcgacggaggagccGCGGCTCCTGGGATCCGCCCCTGGGGTGGAAGACGCGGGGGAGATCGACGGTGCGGTGGTGGGGAAGCAAGGGCGGCCgcgaggcgacgacgacaagGAGATCCTGCGATTCATGGACTCGGTGGACGGTTACCTCTTCCTCATggactccctctcctccgctcTTCGTCAG GGGTGGCTCGATCTGGCAAGTGCTCGCCATTCTATGGGCCCATCACGTGTTTCAAGTACACTGTTTGATCATAAAGAACAGTCTGCTGCCACTAAGCTGCAAGTTGTTGATCATGCTGGCCTGAAACCATCAG AGTCAAAACCACACTTTGCCTTATCGAAGTGGTGTTTGAAAGAAGAATGTCACTCCACCTATGATGTCGGTAAGCAAGCTAGTACTGAGCCAAAGTTGAGGCATCGAGGATCAGCTACTACCCCAG AAGATGGAAACCCTGAAAGTGATGCAACCACGGCAGATTCGGCTACTGATGCTGGCACTAGCAATCAT GTTCAAAGAGCGAGATCAAAAGCATTGTCAGTCTTTGGAGCACTGGTGTCTCCAAAACTACGAACAGCCCAAATTTCATTTGAGACAG CCCTTGAATTGATTGTAGAGCTAGCAAATTCAAGGTCGAATATGCTAGCAAGTTTCTCCCAGTTAAAAGAGTGA
- the LOC101766167 gene encoding coiled-coil domain-containing protein 115 isoform X2, with translation MTAATEEPRLLGSAPGVEDAGEIDGAVVGKQGRPRGDDDKEILRFMDSVDGYLFLMDSLSSALRQGWLDLASARHSMGPSRVSSTLFDHKEQSAATKLQVVDHAGLKPSESKPHFALSKWCLKEECHSTYDVGKQASTEPKLRHRGSATTPDGNPESDATTADSATDAGTSNHVQRARSKALSVFGALVSPKLRTAQISFETALELIVELANSRSNMLASFSQLKE, from the exons atgacggcggcgacggaggagccGCGGCTCCTGGGATCCGCCCCTGGGGTGGAAGACGCGGGGGAGATCGACGGTGCGGTGGTGGGGAAGCAAGGGCGGCCgcgaggcgacgacgacaagGAGATCCTGCGATTCATGGACTCGGTGGACGGTTACCTCTTCCTCATggactccctctcctccgctcTTCGTCAG GGGTGGCTCGATCTGGCAAGTGCTCGCCATTCTATGGGCCCATCACGTGTTTCAAGTACACTGTTTGATCATAAAGAACAGTCTGCTGCCACTAAGCTGCAAGTTGTTGATCATGCTGGCCTGAAACCATCAG AGTCAAAACCACACTTTGCCTTATCGAAGTGGTGTTTGAAAGAAGAATGTCACTCCACCTATGATGTCGGTAAGCAAGCTAGTACTGAGCCAAAGTTGAGGCATCGAGGATCAGCTACTACCCCAG ATGGAAACCCTGAAAGTGATGCAACCACGGCAGATTCGGCTACTGATGCTGGCACTAGCAATCAT GTTCAAAGAGCGAGATCAAAAGCATTGTCAGTCTTTGGAGCACTGGTGTCTCCAAAACTACGAACAGCCCAAATTTCATTTGAGACAG CCCTTGAATTGATTGTAGAGCTAGCAAATTCAAGGTCGAATATGCTAGCAAGTTTCTCCCAGTTAAAAGAGTGA